GCTATCGCTTTCGTGGTCATTCCCCTTTCGCGGCTCATCCGGTAAATCAGTTTCCGCTGGGGTGGCATGGAATCGAGCGCCCTGCCCACTGCTTCCTGGATTTCCTTGACGGAGAGCGCCTGGATCGCGCGGTTCTGGCTGTCGGCAATTGTGGGAAGGCCGTCCAGCTTGCTTCTGTACAATGCGGATTTGCGCAGGTATTGCAGGCATTCGCGGATGAGGACCTTCCGGAGCCAGGGACCGGGAGCGGTTACTTCCGCCAGGCGGGCCCTGTTCAGCCATAATTTGATGAAAAAGTCCTGCAGTACTTCCTGACTGGCCGCTTCGCTCTGGAGCATTCGCATGGAAATGCGCGACAATGGCCCCGAATATTGGTTGAAGAGGTCGGCAAATGCAGCTTCATCCCCCTCCGCTATCCTGGAAAGCAGGCTGCTGTCGCTGTATGGTAATGAGCCGGAAGTCAATACGGAATGGTTTGCGTTTGGGGCTGCAAACTAAAAATTATTTCAGGAAATGCCGCTTTTAAATGATGCTATAGCGCAAACGCCACGTACTGGTCGCCGGAAGGGCTGCCGATCTTACCGCCACCGCAGGCGATCACTACGTATTGTTTTCCGTTTACCTGGTAAACCGCGGGCGTTGCATATCCCGCCGCCGGCAACCGGGCTTCCCACAACATTTTGCCGGTTTTTTTATCGAACGCCCGGATTTTATCATCCTGGCTGGAGGCGACGAAGATTAATCCGCCTTTCGTGACTACAGGGCCGCCGTATACCTGCGTGCCGGTTGCGGGAATTCCCCGCCGCCGCAGCGCCTCGAACTCACCCAGCGGCACTTTCCACAGCAACTTGCCTGTATTCAGATCCACCGCGTTCAAAGTGCCCCAGGGCGGCTTGATGCCGGGGTAGCCGTTTTTGTCCAGGAAGCGGTTGTAACCGGTCATAACGTAGGGATCGGTGATCGTTTCGCTCACCGGTTCTTTGGATACTGCAGTTATTTTGCTGTTTCCTTCTAATTTCAGAAGGAACGCCAGCAGGGAGCTTTTTTCGGATGCGGGAATGTGCTGGAAGGAAGGCATCATATTTCGCCCGTTATCGATCATCCCGCGAAGCTGGTCTGCATTGTACCGCTGGCCGATGTCCTGCAGGGAAGGGAACGCGGAGCCGTTGCCTTTTAGTTCGGGGCCATGGCAGGAAAGGCAATGCCGGTTGTAGGCTTGCCGCCCTTTCGCATGGATGCTGCTTAGCCCTTCCGCCGGCGGCACATCGATCATCGTGAGGGACCAGGGCAGCTCGGTGCTGTTGACGTATAATATAGCGCTTTCAGGGTCCACCGCCGCACCGCCCCATTCGCCGCCGCCGTCGAATCCGGGGAATATCCAGGAGCCTTCTTTGGAGGGCGGTGTAAACATTTCGCTGAAACGGATCGTTTTGAACCGCTCGGACATTTCCAGGCGCGCTTCGGGAGAAATATCGGTGAGGTCGGCCTCCGTGAAGGTTTGCCGCGCGAAGGGTTCGGGCAGGGTGGGGAAGGGTTGCGTGGGCCAGGGTTTTTCGCCGGGCAGCGCGGCTTGCGGCACCGGGCGCTCTTCGATGGGGAAAACAGGCTGGCCTGTTGCGCGATCAAAGAGGAAGATAAAGCCGTGCTTCGTGATCTGGGCCACGGCGCTGATCCGCTGGCCTTTTTTGTGCAGGGTCACGAGGTTGGGATTCGCGGCGAGGTCGCGGTCCCAGAGGTCGTGGTGGACCGTTTGAAAATGCCAGCAGTACTTTCCTGTGGCAGCGTCGAGCGCGATGAGGCTATTGGCGAAGAGGTTGGTCCCTTCGCGCCGGGCGCCGTAAAAATCGCCGCCGATGGAGCCGGTGGGCACATACAGCATGCCGGTAGCCTCATCCAGGGCCATACCCGCCCAGTTGTTCGCGCCGCCGAGTTTTTTATATGCCTCTTTATCGGGCCATGTGTCGTAACCGGTTTCGCCGGGATGGGGGATGGTATGGAAGATCCATTGGCGTTTGCCTGTATGCACATCAAATGCGCGGATATGCCCCGGCGCCGCATCCGCCGATTCGGCTACACGGCCGCCCATGATCAGCAGATTTTTGTAAATGATGCCCGGTGTGGTGGCGGCGATGTAGGGATGGAAGTTCTTTTCCCGGTCGAGCCCTTCCGCCAAATCGATATGTCCGTTATCTCCAAAGGTGCGGATGGGTTTGCCGTCATTCGCGTTGATGGCCCAGGTATGGGCGCCGGCGCTGTAAAAGATGCGGACGTCCCTGCCGTCGGGGCTTTCCCAGTATGCCACGCCACGGCTGACTTTAAAGAACCGGGAAGGGTCTTTCCGGGACGCGGTGTCTTCATCCGCCGGGTCGAATAACCATTGCTGTTCGCCGGTGGCGGCATCCAGCGCGAACAATTTCAACGTGGGCGTGGTACCGTAAAGCACGCCGTTGATCATGACGGGGTTGCATTGGTTCTGGGTGCGGTTGGCGGTATCCCGGTCATGGCTGCTGTAAGTCCAGGCTACGCGCAACCTGGATACGTTTTCGGTATTGATTTGATCGTTGGAAGAATAACGGATGCCGTCTTTCGAGCCGGCATAGGCCGTCCAGCCGGAATAATCGCTTCTAACGTTGCCGGGAGTACGGGAATCATTGCACGCCATACTGTGCGCGGCGGCAAGCGCAAGGGCCGCCAGTAATTTTTTGTTCATGCGTCCGTTTTTTACGCCCTTGCCGGTCCAACAGTTTCGCTCCTGGCGTTTTTTCAAGATGGGAATCGCAATGAAGATAGCAAATTGTACGCGTTGCACCCGGCAGGCTTTTTCGTCTTTCTGGCAATGCAGGGGATGGGTGCGCGCAGCTTTCGCTGCTAAATAATCCATTCAAATATAGGGTTGAACAATTTTTAAAAGTCAATGCTAACAAACGAATTGTCCAAGAAGACAGGTGTATCCGAAACGTCGGCGTTGTTCCAAATTAATTGCAGGAGATTGACAAAAAAATCAGGCAATTCAAACATGAAAATAAGCGTCTGGAGAAAGCGGTGCGTGACCTGGAAAAGGGGGCTTGTTAGATTTATTCCTTATTTAACCTTATTTGTGTTCAAGAGATAAGCTATAAATATAGGGTATAAAAAAAGGGACAAATCTGCAATTTTCAGATTTATCCCTGGAGTGAACCGGATTGGATTCGAACCAATGACCTGCTGCTTAGAAGGCAGCTGCTCTATCCAGCTGAGCTACCGGTCCGGCTTCACGCAATAAATTTATTTTTATTGGGAGTGCAAATTTATATAATTTTCCGTCAATAAATCAAAATTATCCTCTGAAACAAAGTTACAGCAATGGACGTAAAGATAGAAAGCAGTTGGAAAGAAGCGCTGAAAGAAGAGTTCCAGAAGTCGTATTTCGAGCAGATCGTGATGTTCCTGAAGCATGAAAAGGCCCTGGGGAAAACCATCTACCCGGTAGGGAGTAACATCTTCAATGCGTTCGAGAAAACCCCTTTCGACCAGGTGAAAGTGGTTATCCTGGGGCAAGACCCATACCACGGCCCGGGTCAGGCGCACGGTTTGTGCTTCTCCGTGCAAAAAGGCGTGAAACCGCCGCCTTCCCTCGTGAACATATATAAAGAGATGAATAAGGACCTCGGCATCCCCATCGCCGAAACCGGCGACCTCACTCCCTGGGCCGAAAGCGGTGTGCTGCTCCTCAACGCTTTCCTCACCGTGCGCGACGGCGAGCCCGCCTCGCACAGCAAAATCGGCTGGGAATCCTTTACCGACGCCGTGATCCGCAAGATCTCCAACGAAAAGGAAGGGGTGATCTTCATGCTCTGGGGCCGCTTCGCACAGGATAAACAAGTGCTCATCGACGCCACGAAGCACCACATCCTCAAAGCCGCCCATCCTTCGCCGTTCAGCGCCGACAAAGGCTTCTTCGGTTGCCGGCATTTCTCCAAAGCCAATGAACTGCTTGTTCGCCAGGGCCTGGAGCCGGTCAACTGGCAATTATAATGATCCGGAAACCCTCCTCCACAATCCCATACATGATGAACTGGTTTAAAAATATCGCAGGACGTGTGTACGCCGTATACGGTTTGCTCCTTTTCGCGGCAACCCTGCTCATCGTCTTTATCCCTATCTGGATCTTCTCCCTCATGCCGGACCCGAGAAAAACCAGGTATTTCCTCGCCCTCGGGCGTGTCTGGATGAAGTTTTACATGCCCATGATCGGTTGCCCCGTGTACCGCAAAGGCCTCCATCACTTCGCCAAAGGCCGCCAGTATGTAGTCGTTTGCAACCACAACTCACTCATCGACGTTCCGGTGACCACGCCCGGCGTGCCCGGCGTCAATAAAACGCTCGCCAAAGCCTCCATGGCAAAGATCCCGCTGTTCGGCATGATGTACAGGATCGGTGGTATCATGGTCGACCGCAGCAGCGAAACCAGCCGCCGTGAAAGCGTCGATAAAATGAAGGAAGCGTTGGCGATGGGGATGCATATGGTCCTCTTTCCCGAAGGCACCCGCAACCGCACCGGCCAGCCGCTCAAAGAATTTTACGACGGCGCCTTTAATCTCGCAGTGGATACGCAGACGCCCATCATGCCATCATTGCTTTTTCATACGCTCAAAATCCAGGTGCCCGGGAAATTCCTCTACGCCTGGCCCCACCGCATTGATTACCATTTCCTCGAACCGATCGAAACAACCGGCCTCACGCGCGACGATGTGCCCGCGCTGAAAGAAAAAGTCTTCCGCATCATGTGGGATTACTACACCGCTCACGCCTGAGTAATCCACCAGGTATTGCCGAACGGATCGCGGAAACCCGCAGCCCGGCCGTAGTCTTTGTTTTCCGGCGCCTGCCGCGATTCGCTCCCCCGGCTGATGGCCTTATTATATATATCATCGGTATTTTCGACGAACACGAATACGCCGCCCGTTTCGGCGGGCCAGTCTTTGGTGGCGCCTCCGAACATGATGCTGCCATCGCCCAGGCGCAGTTCGGCGTGGAGGATCTGCCCTTCGTCGTTGCGGTACACACCGCTTTCCGTGGCGCCGAAAACTTCTTTCATAAAACCGAGGAATCCTTCACTGTCGTGCACCAGGAAGTACGGGCTCACGGTGCGCATGCCCGCAGGTTTGTTTGCAGTTGCCATAATAAATAAGTTTTCACCAAAGGTAGGCGCGGCGTTGCCGGGAAAATTGGAGAAATGCGACATGCATTTACTCGCGGTACTCGATGCCTTCCGGGCGGCCCAGGAAATATTCGCGGGGGAGGTAGCCGGAGAACTCACGGAAATCGTGAATGAAATGTGATTGGTCGTAATAACCGCATTCGTAAGCGAGGCCGGTCAGATTGCCGTCGTATTGTCCGTATGCATCGAGGGCGCGGTGGAAGCGGATGATGCGGGTGAAGAGTTTCGGGGAGAAGCCCGCAGCGGCTTTGAAGTTGCGCTCGAACTGGCGGGTGGATAAACTGATGGAACCGGCCAGCGCTTTAATATTAACCATCCCGTTGGCCCGGAGGATCGTTTGCACCGCCAGCTGCACCGCGCCGTTGGCGGGTTTGCGGCGGGAGAGAAGCGCGAGAAGATAATCTGATAAGATGGCTACACGCTGATGATGGAAGCGGGCGGTAATGATGCGCTCTTCCAAATCGATGCCGTCGCGGCCCATGATGCTCTGCAGGTCGGGCATGCTGTTGACGACGGAAGACGCTGAGTGGCCGAAGAACAGGGGAACGGCCGTGGGGTAGAGGTACGCGCCGAAAATGCCGAAGCTCCCGTGCGTGAGGAACCGCGAATACCGGCTGGTTTGGGCATGAAGATGAGAAAATCCCGCACCT
Above is a genomic segment from Chitinophaga pollutisoli containing:
- a CDS encoding PQQ-binding-like beta-propeller repeat protein, with the translated sequence MNKKLLAALALAAAHSMACNDSRTPGNVRSDYSGWTAYAGSKDGIRYSSNDQINTENVSRLRVAWTYSSHDRDTANRTQNQCNPVMINGVLYGTTPTLKLFALDAATGEQQWLFDPADEDTASRKDPSRFFKVSRGVAYWESPDGRDVRIFYSAGAHTWAINANDGKPIRTFGDNGHIDLAEGLDREKNFHPYIAATTPGIIYKNLLIMGGRVAESADAAPGHIRAFDVHTGKRQWIFHTIPHPGETGYDTWPDKEAYKKLGGANNWAGMALDEATGMLYVPTGSIGGDFYGARREGTNLFANSLIALDAATGKYCWHFQTVHHDLWDRDLAANPNLVTLHKKGQRISAVAQITKHGFIFLFDRATGQPVFPIEERPVPQAALPGEKPWPTQPFPTLPEPFARQTFTEADLTDISPEARLEMSERFKTIRFSEMFTPPSKEGSWIFPGFDGGGEWGGAAVDPESAILYVNSTELPWSLTMIDVPPAEGLSSIHAKGRQAYNRHCLSCHGPELKGNGSAFPSLQDIGQRYNADQLRGMIDNGRNMMPSFQHIPASEKSSLLAFLLKLEGNSKITAVSKEPVSETITDPYVMTGYNRFLDKNGYPGIKPPWGTLNAVDLNTGKLLWKVPLGEFEALRRRGIPATGTQVYGGPVVTKGGLIFVASSQDDKIRAFDKKTGKMLWEARLPAAGYATPAVYQVNGKQYVVIACGGGKIGSPSGDQYVAFAL
- the ung gene encoding uracil-DNA glycosylase, which encodes MDVKIESSWKEALKEEFQKSYFEQIVMFLKHEKALGKTIYPVGSNIFNAFEKTPFDQVKVVILGQDPYHGPGQAHGLCFSVQKGVKPPPSLVNIYKEMNKDLGIPIAETGDLTPWAESGVLLLNAFLTVRDGEPASHSKIGWESFTDAVIRKISNEKEGVIFMLWGRFAQDKQVLIDATKHHILKAAHPSPFSADKGFFGCRHFSKANELLVRQGLEPVNWQL
- a CDS encoding lysophospholipid acyltransferase family protein, with product MMNWFKNIAGRVYAVYGLLLFAATLLIVFIPIWIFSLMPDPRKTRYFLALGRVWMKFYMPMIGCPVYRKGLHHFAKGRQYVVVCNHNSLIDVPVTTPGVPGVNKTLAKASMAKIPLFGMMYRIGGIMVDRSSETSRRESVDKMKEALAMGMHMVLFPEGTRNRTGQPLKEFYDGAFNLAVDTQTPIMPSLLFHTLKIQVPGKFLYAWPHRIDYHFLEPIETTGLTRDDVPALKEKVFRIMWDYYTAHA
- a CDS encoding VOC family protein; translated protein: MATANKPAGMRTVSPYFLVHDSEGFLGFMKEVFGATESGVYRNDEGQILHAELRLGDGSIMFGGATKDWPAETGGVFVFVENTDDIYNKAISRGSESRQAPENKDYGRAAGFRDPFGNTWWITQA
- a CDS encoding helix-turn-helix domain-containing protein, whose protein sequence is MFATFAPPPQLSGLVRMFWAFEHEVPGNTPYVYRSMADGCAELIFHYRNRFSPLSGTEGAGFSHLHAQTSRYSRFLTHGSFGIFGAYLYPTAVPLFFGHSASSVVNSMPDLQSIMGRDGIDLEERIITARFHHQRVAILSDYLLALLSRRKPANGAVQLAVQTILRANGMVNIKALAGSISLSTRQFERNFKAAAGFSPKLFTRIIRFHRALDAYGQYDGNLTGLAYECGYYDQSHFIHDFREFSGYLPREYFLGRPEGIEYRE